In a single window of the Olivibacter sp. SDN3 genome:
- a CDS encoding nuclear transport factor 2 family protein — MVSPKIMADVFLKHLQDRDLESLVNLFSDEIEWQIPGNTDDIKWLGTRSSRIEVKEFFELLWSATEPVSAEVYKIFIDKSDVVITGAFVTKMLETNKTVSSIFFIHFVVEDSRIVKYTLLEDSYAVSKSLLK, encoded by the coding sequence ATGGTCAGTCCAAAAATAATGGCAGATGTTTTCCTTAAACACCTTCAGGATAGAGATTTAGAGAGCCTTGTAAATTTGTTCTCTGATGAAATAGAATGGCAGATTCCCGGAAACACAGACGACATAAAATGGTTAGGAACAAGAAGTTCTAGGATTGAAGTGAAAGAATTTTTCGAATTACTTTGGTCAGCGACAGAACCTGTTTCTGCTGAAGTGTATAAAATTTTTATTGACAAATCTGACGTTGTTATTACGGGAGCATTTGTTACAAAAATGTTGGAAACAAACAAAACTGTAAGTTCAATTTTCTTTATTCATTTTGTTGTGGAGGATAGTAGAATTGTCAAATACACATTGTTGGAAGATAGTTATGCTGTTTCAAAGTCTTTATTGAAATAA
- a CDS encoding ester cyclase, with amino-acid sequence MKLMLLTALFPLFSYSAPNPSKNKELLKRFYKELYVDWNMETADEMLSPDFISHDWPEKGQKGPKAFRKYYVAFKKAVPDAKYEVKDILADGDRVAVRWEMRGTYSEPFPGIDILPNGQTVILKGVAIYRVEDEKLMERWVVSDLHGLLKTIQEPSK; translated from the coding sequence ATGAAACTTATGTTATTGACAGCATTATTTCCGTTGTTCTCTTATTCTGCTCCTAATCCATCCAAAAATAAAGAACTTTTAAAGCGCTTTTATAAAGAGTTGTATGTTGATTGGAATATGGAAACAGCGGATGAGATGTTATCTCCGGATTTTATCTCCCATGATTGGCCGGAAAAAGGACAAAAGGGACCAAAAGCATTTCGAAAATATTACGTAGCATTCAAGAAAGCGGTGCCGGACGCAAAATACGAAGTGAAAGACATCCTCGCCGATGGAGATCGGGTAGCCGTTCGTTGGGAAATGCGCGGCACTTATAGCGAACCTTTTCCGGGAATTGATATTCTTCCCAACGGACAAACTGTGATCCTTAAAGGAGTGGCGATTTACCGAGTGGAAGATGAAAAATTAATGGAACGTTGGGTCGTCTCCGATTTGCATGGGTTATTGAAAACAATTCAGGAACCTTCGAAATAA
- a CDS encoding alpha/beta fold hydrolase, with translation MKEIQYSGNDGLPLFAVSLESKSNTPKSTLIFLHGGGPDHHSLLPLAKSFQGAYTAILPDLRGYGRSICRDRNCYTWRQYADDLVYLIDTIETESIIVIAAGIGTTISLKTALRFPDKIHGLVLISIEDIENDEGKKREIELLEAFAACVVSDGIEAAWEPLLSFLSPVIGHMVRDAIPRSDPASIVAAASIVYDRAFDNFEDLKGITIPTLIIPGDDDRHPAALAKSIAKSLVNGHLSDVTLSKDIMTINDFSKTFAPTIQQFLNNFQKTHQ, from the coding sequence ATGAAAGAAATACAGTATTCTGGTAATGATGGACTACCCCTTTTTGCTGTTTCGTTGGAATCTAAATCAAATACACCGAAATCGACACTGATCTTTTTACATGGTGGTGGACCGGACCATCACAGCTTGCTTCCACTGGCTAAAAGCTTCCAAGGAGCGTACACAGCTATTTTGCCAGATTTGCGTGGATATGGTCGTTCGATTTGTAGAGATAGAAACTGTTATACGTGGAGGCAATATGCCGATGACCTTGTTTACTTAATCGATACGATCGAAACGGAAAGTATAATTGTTATAGCAGCAGGGATTGGTACAACGATAAGCCTAAAAACAGCCTTGCGTTTTCCTGACAAAATTCATGGCTTAGTATTAATAAGCATCGAAGACATTGAAAATGATGAAGGTAAGAAGCGGGAGATTGAACTTCTGGAGGCTTTTGCTGCTTGTGTCGTTTCAGATGGAATCGAAGCAGCCTGGGAACCGCTTCTCAGTTTTCTCTCACCGGTTATCGGACACATGGTACGTGACGCTATTCCGAGATCAGACCCTGCTAGTATTGTTGCGGCAGCTTCTATCGTTTATGATCGCGCCTTTGATAATTTCGAAGATTTAAAAGGAATCACTATTCCCACATTGATAATCCCTGGGGATGATGACAGGCATCCTGCTGCTCTCGCTAAAAGCATTGCTAAATCGCTTGTCAACGGACATCTTTCAGATGTAACACTTTCCAAAGACATTATGACTATCAATGATTTTTCTAAAACCTTTGCTCCTACAATTCAGCAATTCTTAAATAACTTTCAAAAAACACATCAATAA
- a CDS encoding DUF2975 domain-containing protein, whose translation MKRISIIFLRVVVVLIGIGTLAFLLWEPHIEGRNIHATFFDIYFKDPFLIYVYIASASFFVGLYQVFKLLGYIGQNSVFSQNTVRALRTIKYCSIILIIFILGAEAYFFIVQSSKGEDIAGGVAIGFVMIFISLIIATAATLFEKILQNAVDMKSENDLTI comes from the coding sequence ATGAAAAGAATTTCAATAATATTTCTTCGGGTAGTCGTTGTATTGATCGGTATCGGAACTCTAGCCTTTTTGCTTTGGGAACCCCACATTGAAGGCAGAAATATACACGCAACGTTTTTTGATATTTACTTCAAAGACCCATTTCTGATCTATGTATATATCGCATCTGCTTCTTTTTTTGTGGGATTGTATCAAGTATTTAAGCTGTTAGGTTACATTGGGCAAAATAGTGTATTCTCGCAAAATACCGTAAGGGCTTTGCGAACTATAAAATATTGTTCAATAATCCTTATTATATTTATTCTGGGAGCAGAAGCTTACTTTTTTATAGTTCAGTCCAGTAAAGGGGAGGATATTGCTGGCGGCGTTGCAATAGGTTTTGTTATGATTTTTATTTCTCTTATCATCGCCACTGCTGCTACTTTATTTGAAAAAATCTTACAGAATGCCGTAGATATGAAATCTGAAAATGACCTAACAATTTAA
- a CDS encoding helix-turn-helix transcriptional regulator, which yields MPIIVNLDVMMAKRKISLNELSERVDLTLSNLSILKTGKAKAIRFTTLDSICKALDCQPGDILEYVSDEKNNI from the coding sequence ATGCCAATTATTGTAAACTTAGATGTGATGATGGCAAAGCGAAAAATATCTCTGAATGAACTTTCTGAACGAGTTGATTTGACATTATCTAATCTTTCTATCTTAAAAACGGGAAAAGCAAAAGCTATTCGTTTTACCACTTTAGACTCCATTTGTAAAGCATTGGACTGCCAACCGGGTGATATTTTGGAATATGTAAGTGATGAAAAAAACAACATTTAA
- a CDS encoding serine hydrolase, translated as MEKHIFITFAILSLNLFYISAQSMDSLNPEFKRRLEALLKEQNVPTAAVGLIEDNKMVATEVFGLGSSTNDAPSELLFSVASLTKPVSMMLALTLNSNNLWNLNEPLADYWIDPDVKEDSLVYQLSSRHVLSHQGGFTNWRSMNSDGKLAFDTVPGTSFRYSGEGFEYLRQAIEKKFHQSFEHLAESCLFKPFKMDHSFLTWPDNLDTLQYAGRFDQNSKRYPFEKITSANAAASLVTTIHDYTKFAVACLKGQGISKALNKQIHTPQIMVPQAKDVGIGLSWVVVKNLSGGEYALMHSGSDPGIKTFVILLPKSKRALVIFTNGDNGQKVYEHVLKELLDVGDEILRRMNQSS; from the coding sequence ATGGAAAAGCACATATTTATTACTTTCGCCATCTTAAGCTTAAACTTATTTTATATCAGTGCACAAAGCATGGACTCATTAAATCCCGAATTCAAACGGAGGCTGGAGGCGCTACTTAAAGAACAAAATGTACCCACTGCCGCTGTCGGACTAATAGAAGATAATAAAATGGTAGCCACCGAAGTTTTTGGTTTAGGTAGCTCTACTAATGATGCTCCCTCGGAACTTCTCTTCAGCGTAGCTTCGTTGACAAAGCCTGTTTCCATGATGCTTGCTTTGACACTGAATAGCAACAACTTATGGAATCTCAATGAACCTTTGGCAGACTATTGGATCGATCCGGATGTCAAAGAAGATAGTTTAGTTTATCAGCTGAGTAGCAGGCATGTTCTAAGCCATCAGGGAGGTTTTACCAATTGGCGTTCCATGAATTCCGATGGTAAGCTGGCATTCGATACAGTACCGGGTACTTCCTTTCGCTATTCCGGCGAAGGCTTCGAATATTTAAGACAGGCTATAGAGAAAAAATTCCATCAGTCTTTCGAACATCTGGCAGAATCGTGTTTATTTAAACCCTTTAAGATGGATCATAGTTTTCTGACCTGGCCGGACAACCTGGATACCCTGCAGTATGCGGGTCGTTTTGATCAAAATAGTAAACGGTACCCATTTGAAAAAATCACCTCGGCAAACGCAGCGGCCAGTTTGGTTACCACTATCCATGATTATACCAAGTTCGCTGTAGCATGTCTTAAAGGTCAGGGTATATCGAAGGCGTTAAATAAACAAATCCATACGCCTCAGATTATGGTACCCCAGGCAAAAGATGTGGGAATCGGCCTTTCATGGGTTGTGGTTAAAAATCTGAGCGGAGGAGAATACGCCTTGATGCATAGCGGAAGTGACCCCGGCATCAAAACGTTTGTAATATTGCTTCCTAAATCAAAACGAGCTCTCGTGATTTTTACAAATGGTGATAACGGGCAAAAAGTATACGAGCATGTGCTTAAAGAATTATTGGACGTTGGGGACGAGATCCTTAGGAGAATGAATCAGTCATCCTAA
- a CDS encoding serine hydrolase codes for MFTSERWVFAYGHRDTAECPYLAIPLTIVDLAFILLLSSNGRPYVDSGRTIEQQRRSYLTYVNVYPVERISGQNLHDFLKAELFDPLEMGSTGFYINEEDKTRLSGLYHYDENKLTLIQAPVTSHFSRKPTIFSRGGGMLDSIGALLSTVGNYANFCEMILQYGNFKGKQIMRPETIELLISDQISGIDNRSFSLTGYGFGVGVNNRPNNGKTKAISWTGAYNTIFLIDYEKKLTAIFMTQHHPWGYLNIMGKFVTAVVEFDEN; via the coding sequence TTGTTCACTAGCGAACGGTGGGTCTTCGCATACGGACACCGTGATACCGCAGAATGCCCATATTTAGCGATTCCTTTAACTATTGTTGACTTGGCCTTTATATTGCTGTTGAGTTCAAACGGACGCCCGTACGTTGACAGCGGACGAACCATTGAACAACAAAGGAGATCCTACCTCACTTATGTAAACGTATATCCGGTAGAACGAATCTCAGGCCAGAATCTACATGATTTTCTAAAAGCCGAGCTCTTCGATCCATTGGAAATGGGCAGCACGGGGTTCTATATCAATGAAGAGGATAAAACCAGGCTATCCGGATTATATCATTATGATGAAAATAAATTGACGTTGATTCAAGCCCCTGTAACAAGTCACTTTAGCCGTAAGCCAACAATTTTCTCGAGAGGGGGAGGAATGCTGGACAGTATTGGTGCGCTATTGTCTACTGTAGGGAATTATGCTAACTTCTGCGAAATGATACTTCAATATGGTAATTTCAAAGGAAAACAGATTATGAGACCGGAGACAATTGAGCTGTTGATTTCTGATCAAATTTCTGGCATTGATAACCGATCATTCTCGCTCACCGGATATGGGTTTGGTGTTGGGGTAAATAATAGACCGAATAACGGAAAAACAAAAGCGATTAGTTGGACAGGAGCATATAACACTATATTCTTAATTGATTACGAAAAGAAACTAACGGCCATTTTTATGACCCAGCATCACCCATGGGGTTATTTAAATATAATGGGTAAGTTCGTTACCGCTGTCGTAGAGTTTGATGAAAATTAG
- a CDS encoding TlpA disulfide reductase family protein, translating into MTSKPKERKGKPCTELPSVLFVLQEYLGDSVKISLPKRHNPFLNEEIKLVYPTDSLMSWTSENVPEGAIPETSVNFPFCVHDEIVNEQVVLYLIPLKNPVVTWNDDRLNHIPTLSVMLATNKTANFLGAEIYVVQLKYDHHRSPLSIEIKENGQFHRDRINEGLAYKHSYRLQDTVNIEGKPYRLDSLDTGMENLYLHPVVETGAAYIPDVHLAKLLPYFSENNEYLVLDFWGTWCAPCIEALPHLQELYSSSKEEYDFLSICFDRPENFDKAKEIFSEHGVAWPQLLDNQQARKSTISRGLNVSNFPTYMIIDRTGEILYSNYGTEGFEGLKKFMVSE; encoded by the coding sequence TTGACCTCTAAACCAAAGGAAAGAAAGGGAAAACCGTGTACTGAATTGCCAAGCGTTCTGTTTGTTTTGCAGGAGTACCTAGGTGATTCGGTAAAAATTTCTTTGCCCAAAAGACATAACCCTTTTCTAAATGAAGAAATAAAACTTGTCTATCCTACCGATTCTTTGATGAGCTGGACAAGTGAAAATGTACCGGAGGGAGCAATTCCGGAGACATCCGTAAATTTCCCTTTTTGCGTACACGATGAAATCGTCAACGAGCAGGTGGTGCTGTACCTAATTCCACTGAAGAATCCGGTAGTTACATGGAACGATGATAGGCTGAACCATATTCCCACACTTTCGGTGATGCTGGCAACAAATAAGACGGCCAATTTTCTGGGAGCCGAGATTTATGTCGTGCAGTTAAAGTACGACCATCACCGTTCACCTCTCTCTATCGAAATTAAAGAGAACGGTCAATTCCATAGAGACAGAATTAACGAAGGATTGGCATATAAACATTCCTATCGTTTACAGGACACGGTCAATATCGAAGGAAAGCCCTATCGACTTGACAGTCTTGATACGGGAATGGAAAACTTGTATCTGCATCCAGTTGTGGAAACCGGTGCAGCATATATACCGGACGTTCACCTGGCGAAGCTCCTACCCTATTTTTCCGAAAATAACGAATATCTGGTGCTGGATTTCTGGGGGACCTGGTGTGCTCCCTGTATCGAAGCACTCCCCCATTTACAGGAGTTGTACAGTTCCTCAAAGGAGGAATATGATTTTCTGAGCATTTGCTTCGACCGGCCTGAAAACTTTGACAAGGCAAAAGAGATCTTTTCCGAACACGGGGTAGCATGGCCTCAATTATTGGACAACCAGCAAGCTAGGAAAAGTACAATTAGTAGAGGTCTAAACGTTTCCAATTTTCCTACATATATGATTATCGACAGGACGGGGGAAATCCTATACAGCAATTACGGTACCGAAGGATTCGAGGGATTAAAAAAATTCATGGTGAGCGAATGA